The Pecten maximus chromosome 12, xPecMax1.1, whole genome shotgun sequence genome includes a region encoding these proteins:
- the LOC117339906 gene encoding uncharacterized protein LOC117339906 → MFKTVDMDTWEDESGYVEGLVGRMSRAHQLARENIKEAQVRQKRTYDLNLHTSKYSLGDAVFKLDTSKKIGQSPKLKSPWVGPYLVVKKLSPALYRICDRKSRATVVHHDRLKACHDRELPVWLLRLRSDLQLPLDVPQADGSEELGHPEDLDARAPAFPGDGEVLDSDPDSWESEDPLGEHE, encoded by the exons atgtttaaaactgTGGACATGGACACGTGGGAGGATGAGTCAGGCTATGTTGAGGGACTAGTGGGGAGGATGTCTCGCGCTCATCAGCTGGCCAGGGAAAACATAAAGGAGGCCCAGGTCAGGCAGAAGAGAACttatgaccttaaccttcacACTTCTAAGTACAGTCTAGGGGATGCAGTTTTCAAGCTAGATACTTCTAAGAAGATTGGTCAGAGTCCTAAACTGAAATCTCCATGGGTGGGCCCTTATTTAGTTGTCAAAAAATTATCCCCAGCCCTTTACCGGATTTGTGACAGGAAGTCACGGGCAACGGTTGTTCACCATGACCGCCTGAAGGCTTGCCATGATCGAGAACTCCCTGTTTGGCTGCTTCGACTGCGCTCTGACCTTCAGCTTCCATTAGATGTCCCACAGGCAGATGGCTCGGAGGAGCTGGGTCATCCAGAAGATTTGGATGCTAGAGCACCAGCTTTTCCTGGGGATGGGGAAGTTCTGGATAGCGACCCTGATTCGTGGGA GTCTGAGGACCCCCTGGGGGAACATGAATAA
- the LOC117338995 gene encoding reducing polyketide synthase PKS1-like: protein MEEVEEIAIVGIGCRFPGANNIKEFWDVLVNGENHVKEIPGDRWNLDAIYDPDPDAYGKTYVRRAGLLSKHDVWDNDFFGIAEKEASEMDPQQRYVLECVHMALEDGGITRTELDGSPTSVYIGAMNSDAKSSKDGDYSLMTNYTVTGDAASIITARVSYNYNLLGPSLTIDTACSSSLVAINLATQSLRIGESSMAICGGVNSILYPDMFVTLTKARMASPTGQCQAFSAKADGYARGEGCGIIILERLSDALRNDRHIWATIRTGCNQDGRTAKPITAPSEIQQRQLLRDIYLNFYHISPSDVQYIEAHGTGTPIGDPVEVNSLGSFFKDYPIYNDDVKQQRYIGSVKTNIGHLESGAGAASLIKTLLMMKHGQIVPSLHSFPRNPKIDFENYELDVPTSVHSWPALQDGSRAACINCFGFGGTNSHAFVRQWIADSTDSCPRKSNDGNLTCVPVSAKSQICLINTIKHLVARVTKETCNLKQLAYTASCKRDHHRYRKLLIESSVEDLIKSCNGAIDMISNSTISPGKNYRIVYVFCGVGTAWTKMGMELVRDFAVFADTLRSIDTYLTSLAGWSITDKIRDGADMEDPFISHIGIFACQLGLSNLLKHWGIYPDAIVGQSVGEVAAAYSSGVLSLRDAVTVIYNRSKWLAETSKGKMVVVRNVDTTKVAQICEKVGHVDIAVHISPVACTVSGDVDHVTTVKSDIVKNAKLANHHTPFLHDLKVECAYHSHKVDHAAKHVKECLDEIEPKSQNIPIFSTVTGKIADDFGTPEYWQRNVAKPVLFYQALQESTSEKPTVFLEIGPQPVLKAHLRDIFIDEDVTAITSMKSNCGSLQIFTMLSDLYTLGINPRWENIVEKHHLTDIPQYQFDGKLLMVESDFRFLRKQGLADDSSGRYLMLTQKETVGAFKVNFSPNATPFVYEHIIDDAVIIPGAAYTEVALELGMSVMDVAAESLHIQYDIVKAAPLSKGKPSYLDMTSEKIETNDGFTDIVFTIAKDEIPVAKGTVTNRHYTQRYIVPIEDVRIGTGRYMEGKEIYRELAKHGYKYGPSVQVLESITFNKDECTGYIKLTEDVARQINQTSFHPAILDAMMHSSALRFLSDQKTTSYKIYPIRIGRVSVFRSFEKEMICYTRIVQEVCDRSITNIILTRLDGLVLAEVKEIEHRIMDGSIGANVLAYEVTWTVENMKTVISDVESSQKVTICYEDGSVHNILRALYPRGESFRLRDVADNPAPMISATTTKDVITILFVPDSNVFKQSKSGDDVFYNVCQNCEAFFKVMKKFKDTEKNVIIVTENTQDGGGNTNTNRSIFGAELWGFTRSLRQEGTKCRMVLIDVQPSIVAEVGTLYKTIKFLTSSNKSLTECLIVDGHMHSNFLQRRLQSGLQNEHRIISTDEHLDLQLRSTNSDRIENPYLIPGERFCESRKNEILLKVDEICIPSPAAFCVTELDLSLQNSLWTDYKDGYPVIALEFLGTVLCPKRSKRVVACYPTRVTNRISVPEQCVCDRASLPMYTPGLITKSLLVWHIMKRVKEKSTVCIVTESDPSDDETLTLLCDMLKTVKHSHAQTASICALNDESKCKVGVFVLLEKYPRAQIECILEAGNTIIGYDDALSCVATQVFQMTSKGVKINIISRKNIFDSIHVTSTFPKVTRWLKRQSRRHDFCYNAHRSLNQPTVKLPNGQGGEKVNMNTKAMEDKLIHKNGTYVVVGGLTGLGWEIVKWLGYKGAGVVVSLSRKGRNPQMEVQLQNSMDIHKYKIVPMSCDVANYADVKKTFSAIKTRFPNHPIKGIFQGAGVLRDTRIETMTMEKFKEVLQPKVLGTWNLHLVSKDLLLDFFVMHSSTTSVFGNAGQTNYGAANSFMDSLAMYRRSNNLPGQSINWSALAVGMASDETIRNTLEAQGYYVLETKQIKECLLDALLRNPCQVVYGLFDWNVIGKNPAMMRTSASDKEGVGEVKKSTGKRHLVNTVLNISKTMEESFEDQRQTVTHLMFSGVSRVLSIDDKELEESQNLLSLGMESQKAVELIQVVKESTGCRLPVAYILSANHSIGMLIDFVHSNIIDYFKMEARETSELKEDVHGSPTWMEKFYIEMHENNPHDSSLWYSIDFKLGSGLSNIDLWRTLLRWITIRNPELRTVYRPTEDNFRFGMKKVVLDPDDAKIDLRYVDSCVIARQTDQDISKYCTFDITTDPPLRVLYCNTGRKHRLRFIISHVSFDLQSFFVLVQQMRSHIESYIFKKDVSLTPADIPDIAALMEQRLNEERSFLENFWRDELQKIHDVPSIIRPGIPLQISENTDKLSLRLPDDLVERINTNNFDVTAAVLLFSLYKILLRQMTCISTIPVVLTMDMRQHFPEFIDRIFLGTNYIPVITEFSGAHDTLRECISECSNQVMLSSACSLYPFELIKQTDGYKQNCFRHFFNVRDISEETTRRSQYSAYYMERENYITGFLNQIETALNVVTDRNARSMELVLSYDTQTVSPTTAKTMLDDLSLLASAAVTSPDIRLNEIPLESSVTSAVVKIDKCLSTVPFIKETSKGWEHPAKLKVDMADNIPKIVWNNPDSKRTSIQSRIMTLQNTIPIPYVLDVDIGKLCDSWCLFIQTTKRRYCFKSMDYFMVQAWRSRIRKLLSSNRKNARHNGAENRGNVGISRSNAINK from the exons ACATGATGTTTGGGACAATGATTTTTTCGGCATTGCCGAAAAGGAGGCTTCCGAAATGGACCCCCAGCAACGATATGTCCTGGAATGTGTACACATGGCATTGGAAGATGGTGGGATCACCCGTACAGAGCTGGATGGTTCCCCGACGAGTGTGTATATCGGCGCCATGAACAGCGACGCCAAGTCATCAAAAGACGGGGACTATTCACTGATGACAAATTACACCGTGACTGGGGACGCCGCCAGTATCATCACGGCACGCGTGTCGTACAACTACAACCTGCTTGGTCCTTCACTTACTATTGACACCGCTTGTTCGTCGTCACTTGTGGCTATAAATCTGGCAACACAGTCCCTGAGAATCG GTGAATCGTCGATGGCGATATGTGGCGGTGTCAACAGTATTCTGTACCCAGACATGTTTGTCACTCTGACGAAGGCCCGGATGGCGTCACCTACCGGTCAGTGCCAAGCTTTCTCCGCTAAGGCCGACGGATATGCTCGTGGAGAGGGGTGTGGCATTATCATACTAGAGAGACTGAGTGAT GCACTGAGGAACGACAGACATATATGGGCGACTATTCGTACGGGCTGTAACCAAGATGGCCGGACTGCGAAACCAATAACCGCGCCGTCAGAGATCCAACAGAGACAACTTCTCCGGGATATATATCTCAATTTCTACCACATCAGCCCCAGTGatgtacagtacatagaggCACATG GTACAGGAACACCCATCGGTGACCCCGTTGAGGTCAACAGTCTCGGGAGCTTCTTTAAAGACTATCcaatatataatgatgacgtAAAGCAACAAAGATATATTGGGTCTGTCAAAACCAACATTGGTCATCTCGAATCCGGTGCTGGAGCTGCAAGTCTTATCAAGACTCTTTTGATGATGAAGCACGGACAAATAGTACCATCTCTCCATTCATTTCCAAGGAACCCCAAGATAGACTTCGAAAATTATGAACTCGACGTACCTACATCAGTTCACTCATGGCCTGCACTACAAGATGGTTCAAGAGCTGCCTGCATCAACTGTTTCGGATTCGGTGGCACGAACAGCCATGCTTTTGTCAGACAATGGATTGCGGATTCGACCGATTCCTGTCCAAGAAAAAGCAACGACGGCAATTTAACCTGCGTTCCTGTTTCGGCAAAATCACAGATATGTCTGATTAACACGATAAAGCACCTGGTCGCAAGAGTGACCAAAGAAACTTGTAATCTGAAGCAATTAGCATACACTGCTTCGTGTAAACGGGATCACCATCGATATCGAAAACTATTAATCGAGTCCAGTGTTGAAGACCTTATCAAAAGTTGTAACGGTGCTATAGATATGATATCAAACAGTACAATTTCACCGGGCAAGAATTATAGGATCGTGTACGTGTTCTGTGGAGTTGGGACGGCCTGGACGAAAATGGGGATGGAACTTGTGAGAGATTTCGCTGTTTTCGCGGACACATTGAGAAGTATCGATACATATTTGACATCACTAGCGGGATGGTCGATAACTGACAAAATCCGAGACGGTGCGGATATGGAGGATCCCTTCATTAGTCATATTGGAATATTTGCATGTCAACTTGGACTTTCAAATCTGCTGAAGCATTGGGGAATCTATCCCGATGCAATTGTTGGACAATCTGTGGGTGAGGTGGCCGCGGCCTACAGTAGTGGAGTATTGTCATTAAGAGACGCAGTCACGGTTATCTACAACAGGTCTAAATGGCTGGCAGAAACATCGAAAGGGAAAATGGTtgtagtaaggaatgtcgacACTACAAAAGTAGCACAGATATGTGAAAAGGTTGGTCATGTCGATATTGCAGTGCATATCAGTCCAGTTGCATGTACTGTTTCTGGTGATGTCGACCATGTGACAACGGTAAAATCCGACATTGTAAAGAATGCTAAACTGGCAAACCATCACACACCGTTCCTTCATGATTTGAAAGTAGAGTGTGCTTACCATAGTCACAAGGTAGATCACGCTGCTAAGCATGTCAAGGAGTGCTTAGATGAGATTGAACCTAAATCACAGAATATACCAATATTTTCCACTGTAACGGGGAAGATAGCAGATGATTTCGGGACTCCGGAGTATTGGCAGCGAAATGTTGCTAAACCAGTGCTGTTCTATCAGGCTCTTCAAGAATCGACAAGCGAAAAACCCACTGTATTCCTAGAAATTGGTCCGCAACCAGTTTTGAAAGCTCACCTGAGGGATATATTTATAGACGAGGATGTCACTGCTATTACATCTATGAAATCAAATTGTGGCTCATTACAAATTTTTACAATGCTTAGCGACTTGTACACACTTGGTATCAATCCTCGCTGGGAAAACATTGTAGAAAAACACCACTTGACAGACATTCCACAGTATCAGTTTGATGGCAAACTCTTGATGGTAGAGTCGGATTTTCGCTTCCTAAGAAAACAGGGCTTGGCTGATGATTCCTCAGGGAGATACCTTATGTTGACACAGAAGGAGACAGTGGGGGCTTTCAAGGTAAATTTTAGTCCAAACGCTACACCATTTGTGTACGAACATATCATAGATGATGCCGTCATTATCCCTGGAGCTGCCTACACTGAAGTAGCATTAGAACTCGGTATGAGTGTGATGGATGTAGCTGCAGAAagtttacatatacagtacGATATCGTCAAAGCAGCACCCTTATCCAAGGGTAAACCTTCATATCTTGATATGACATCTGAAAAAATAGAAACTAATGATGGTTTCACGGATATCGTTTTTACAATCGCCAAGGATGAGATACCCGTTGCTAAGGGAACCGTTACAAACAGGCATTATACACAAAGGTATATCGTTCCTATCGAAGATGTAAGAATAGGAACCGGCAGATATATGGAGGGTAAGGAGATATACAGAGAGTTGGCAAAGCATGGCTACAAATACGGCCCGTCAGTCCAGGTCCTGGAATCTATCACATTTAACAAAGATGAATGCACTGGTTATATAAAACTTACTGAAGACGTGGCACGACAAATAAATCAAACGTCCTTCCATCCTGCTATTCTAGACGCCATGATGCACTCGAGCGCTCTAAGATTTCTTTCTGATCAAAAGACAACCTCATACAAAATCTACCCTATTCGTATTGGTAGAGTTTCTGTATTCAGATCATTTGAGAAAGAAATGATATGTTATACGCGGATCGTACAAGAGGTATGTGATAGGAGCATCACCAACATCATCCTGACTCGATTAGATGGTCTGGTTTTGGCTGAAGTTAAGGAAATCGAGCATCGGATCATGGATGGCAGCATAGGAGCAAACGTCCTAGCTTATGAGGTCACCTGGActgtagaaaatatgaaaacagtTATCAGCGATGTTGAGTCATCACAGAAAGTGACAATTTGTTATGAAGACGGCAGCGTTCACAACATACTGAGGGCTTTATACCCACGGGGAGAATCTTTCCGGTTGCGTGATGTGGCAGACAACCCAGCGCCCATGATATCCGCAACAACTACAAAAGATGTGATCACGATATTGTTTGTTCCAGATTCGAACGTATTCAAGCAAAGCAAAAGTGGCGATGACGTGTTTTACAATGTTTGCCAAAACTGCGAGGCATTTTTCAAAGTTATGAAGAAATTTAAAGACACTGAGAAAAATGTTATAATAGTGACAGAGAACACACAAGACGGTGGCGGAAACACCAATACAAACAGAAGTATATTTGGAGCTGAATTATGGGGGTTCACCAGATCTTTGCGACAAGAGGGAACAAAATGCCGGATGGTCCTGATCGATGTTCAACCTTCCATTGTCGCGGAAGTCGGCACACTATACAAAACCATCAAATTTCTTACGTCTAGCAACAAGTCTTTAACAGAGTGTCTGATCGTTGATGGACACATGCACAGTAACTTCTTACAACGAAGGCTACAAAGTGGTCTACAAAACGAGCACCGAATAATATCTACTGACGAACACCTGGATCTCCAGCTACGATCTACCAACTCGGACAGAATCGAGAATCCATACTTGATACCTGGAGAACGTTTCTGTGAATCAAGAAAAAATGAAATCCTCCTTAAGGTCGATGAAATATGTATTCCCTCGCCAGCCGCATTTTGCGTGACAGAGTTGGATTTGAGTCTTCAAAACTCACTTTGGACAGATTACAAAGATGGATATCCGGTTATAGCTTTAGAATTCCTCGGAACCGTCCTATGCCCTAAACGATCGAAGCGAGTTGTGGCATGTTACCCGACTAGAGTTACTAATAGGATATCCGTACCCGAGCAATGTGTGTGTGACAGAGCAAGCTTGCCAATGTACACACCCGGTCTTATCACCAAATCACTGCTGGTGTGGCATATTATGAAAAGGGTTAAAGAGAAATCTACAGTGTGTATCGTCACAGAATCAGACCCATCTGATGATGAAACGCTTACTCTTCTTTGTGACATGCTCAAGACAGTAAAGCACAGTCATGCCCAAACTGCATCAATTTGCGCACTAAATGATGAGAGTAAATGTAAGGTAGGCGTGTTTGTTTTATTAGAGAAATATCCACGAGCACAAATAGAGTGTATTTTAGAGGCCGGAAACACTATTATTGGCTATGATGATGCCCTGTCATGCGTCGCAACGCAAGTATTTCAGATGACCTCAAAAGgagtaaaaataaatattatttcaagaaaaaacatatttgatagCATTCATGTCACAAGTACATTTCCTAAAGTAACACGTTGGCTGAAACGGCAATCCAGACGACATGACTTTTGCTACAATGCCCACAGGTCACTGAATCAGCCAACAGTAAAACTTCCAAATGGACAAGGCGGAGAAAAGGTGAACATGAACACAAAGGCAATGGAAGACAAGCTTATTCACAAAAATGGAACATACGTGGTTGTTGGTGGACTGACAGGCCTCGGTTGGGAGATAGTCAAGTGGCTTGGCTACAAAGGTGCTGGAGTTGTAGTATCGTTATCAAGGAAAGGTCGTAATCCACAAATGGAGGTACAGCTTCAGAATTCAATGGACATACACAAGTACAAAATTGTACCAATGAGTTGCGATGTTGCCAATTATGCTGATGTTAAGAAAACCTTTTCTGCCATCAAGACACGATTCCCAAATCATCCAATCAAGGGTATATTCCAGGGGGCAGGAGTGCTGAGAGATACCCGCATTGAGACGATGACAATGGAGAAGTTCAAAGAAGTGTTGCAGCCAAAGGTTTTAGGCACATGGAACCTGCACCTTGTATCAAAGGATTTACTTCTGGATTTCTTTGTAATGCATTCCTCTACCACCTCCGTCTTTGGAAATGCCGGTCAGACAAATTACGGAGCTGCAAATTCCTTCATGGATTCTCTAGCCATGTACAGAAGATCTAATAACCTACCTGGACAGAGCATCAACTGGAGTGCATTGGCGGTGGGTATGGCGAGTGACGAAACTATCAGAAACACATTGGAAGCTCAAGGGTATTATGTCCTTGAAACAAAGCAGATCAAAGAATGCCTTTTGGATGCCTTACTTCGAAACCCCTGCCAAGTTGTGTACGGATTGTTTGACTGGAATGTTATAGGGAAAAATCCTGCCATGATGCGGACTTCTGCGTCTGATAAAGAGGGTGTTGGTGAAGTCAAGAAGTCGACCGGCAAACGACATCTTGTCAACACCGTGCTCAATATTTCCAAGACTATGGAAGAATCCTTTGAGGATCAGAGACAGACTGTCACCCACCTGATGTTCAGCGGCGTATCTAGAGTTTTATCTATAGATGATAAAGAACTAGAAGAAAGTCAGAATCTCCTTAGCCTAGGGATGGAGTCCCAAAAAGCTGTAGAATTAATCCAGGTGGTTAAAGAATCCACAGGTTGTCGACTTCCAGTAGCTTACATCCTGTCTGCTAATCATTCTATTGGAATGCTTATTGATTTTGTTCATTCAAACATCATCGATTACTTCAAGATGGAGGCGAGAGAAACATCAGAACTAAAAGAGGACGTACATGGATCTCCAACATGGATGGAAAAGTTCTACATTGAAATGCATGAAAACAATCCACATGATTCTAGTCTGTGGTACAGCATTGATTTCAAACTAGGAAGCGGCCtttcaaatattgatttatGGCGGACTCTGTTGCGGTGGATAACAATCAGAAATCCAGAACTGCGAACAGTGTATCGACCCACCGAGGACAATTTCAGATTTGGTATGAAGAAGGTTGTTCTGGATCCCGATGATGCGAAGATAGACTTGCGTTACGTAGACTCTTGCGTGATAGCAAGACAAACAGACCAGGATATTTCCAAATATTGCACTTTCGATATTACAACAGATCCTCCATTGCGGGTTTTGTATTGTAATACCGGCAGGAAACATCGTTTGAGGTTTATCATTAGCCACGTCAGTTTCGATTTGCAAAGCTTCTTTGTCCTGGTTCAACAGATGAGATCGCATATCGAATCCTACATTTTTAAGAAGGATGTTAGTCTGACACCAGCAGATATCCCAGATATAGCTGCACTGATGGAACAACGTCTTAATGAAGAGAGATCTTTTCTGGAGAATTTCTGGCGAGATGAGCTTCAAAAGATTCATGATGTACCATCAATAATCAGACCTGGGATTCCCCTACAGATATCAGAAAACACCGATAAATTATCGTTACGGCTCCCAGACGATCTGGTCGAAAGAATTAATACTAACAATTTTGACGTAACCGCAGCTGTTCTACTGTTTAGCTTATACAAGATTCTTCTACGACAGATGACTTGTATTTCTACCATCCCGGTTGTACTGACCATGGACATGCGCCAACACTTTCCGGAATTTATTGATAGGATATTCCTTGGTACTAACTACATACCAGTTATAACAGAGTTCAGTGGTGCCCATGATACACTACGGGAATGCATTTCGGAGTGTTCCAATCAAGTAATGCTCTCCAGTGCGTGCAGTCTGTACCCGTTTGAACTTATCAAGCAAACTGACGGATATAAACAAAACTGTTTCCGGCATTTCTTCAACGTTAGAGATATATCAGAGGAAACCACCAGACGTTCTCAGTACTCCGCGTATTACATGGAAAGGGAAAATTACATCACAGGCTTTCTAAACCAAATTGAGACAGCTTTGAATGTCGTCACTGATCGCAACGCCAGATCTATGGAATTAGTGCTGAGTTACGACACTCAAACTGTAAGTCCAACAACAGCGAAGACCATGCTCGATGATCTCTCATTATTGGCCAGTGCTGCTGTTACGAGTCCGGATATCCGGTTAAACGAGATTCCATTAGAGAGCAGTGTAACAAGTGCAGTAGTAAAAATTGACAAATGTTTGTCAACAG TGCCATTTATAAAGGAGACGTCAAAAGGCTGGGAGCATCCAGCAAAGCTGAAAGTGGACATGGCGGACAATATACCGAAAATAGTATGGAATAATCCTGACAGCAAAAGGACTTCGATTCAGAGCAGAATCATGACACTTCAGAACACAATCCCCATCCCATATGTTCTTGATGTAGACATTGGGAAACTTTGTG ATTCCTGGTGTCTATTCATCCAGACAACAAAGAGACGGTACTGCTTCAAGTCGATGGACTACTTCATGGTCCAAGCCTGGCGATCAAGAATCCGGAAACTGCTATCTAGCAACAGAAAGAATGCTCGCCATAACGGAGCAGAAAATCGTGGAAATGTTGGGATCTCCAGGAGTAATGCCATTAACAAATAG